Proteins from a genomic interval of Polaribacter sp. Q13:
- a CDS encoding DUF1573 domain-containing protein produces the protein MKKITILLAFVITASFFTACKDGGSAVKKINKENLDQASSRDNEIKKGTASISLDKKVYDFGTVNEGDIVETSFLVTNSGKTDLVITNAKGSCGCTVPTWPKTPIKPGETGTVNVKFNTSGKPNRQQKTVTLTTNTEAGREILTLKGSVTPKA, from the coding sequence ATGAAAAAAATAACAATTTTATTAGCATTTGTAATTACAGCATCTTTTTTTACCGCTTGTAAAGACGGCGGAAGTGCAGTAAAAAAAATTAACAAGGAAAATTTAGACCAAGCATCGTCTAGAGATAATGAAATTAAAAAAGGAACAGCATCTATTTCTTTAGATAAAAAAGTATACGATTTTGGTACTGTAAATGAAGGAGATATTGTAGAAACTAGTTTTTTAGTAACTAATTCTGGTAAAACAGATTTAGTAATTACAAACGCAAAAGGATCTTGTGGTTGTACAGTTCCTACATGGCCTAAAACACCTATTAAACCAGGAGAAACAGGTACTGTTAATGTAAAATTTAACACAAGCGGTAAACCAAACAGACAACAGAAAACAGTAACTTTAACAACGAATACAGAAGCAGGTAGAGAAATCTTAACACTTAAAGGTTCTGTAACACCAAAAGCATAA
- the nusB gene encoding transcription antitermination factor NusB produces MINRRHIRVKVMQSVYAMLHSHNDDIIKEEKFLKHSILKMYDLYVLNLQLLVEVQKLAAKKIALSKNKILATKEDLNPNNKFLNNKLINTIAESISIEGYVELNDLRNWEESDEYVKIIFEKLQKSDLYKKYLDTVEDSYKVDKTFVIDFFKEIIAPDEKLGEYYEDTMISWADDIPFVNTWIVKTLSKQKDNTIFVLGKLYKDKDDEDFGSKLFKKTVLKNAEYELIIEEKTPNWEIDRIADIDMILIKMAISEFLNFHSIPTRVTINEFIEISKDYSTEKSSYFINGVLDKISKEFIKDKKIVKIGRGLL; encoded by the coding sequence ATGATTAACAGAAGACATATTCGAGTTAAAGTAATGCAATCTGTGTACGCTATGTTACATTCTCATAATGATGATATCATTAAGGAGGAAAAATTTTTAAAACATAGTATTTTAAAAATGTACGATTTGTACGTTTTAAATTTACAGTTATTAGTAGAAGTACAGAAATTAGCCGCTAAAAAAATCGCACTTTCTAAAAACAAAATTCTTGCTACAAAAGAAGATTTAAATCCAAACAACAAGTTTTTAAACAATAAACTGATAAATACCATCGCAGAAAGCATTAGTATAGAGGGGTATGTTGAGTTAAATGATTTAAGAAATTGGGAAGAAAGTGATGAGTATGTGAAAATTATTTTTGAGAAATTGCAAAAGAGCGATTTGTATAAAAAATATTTAGATACTGTAGAAGATTCTTACAAAGTAGATAAAACTTTTGTTATAGATTTTTTCAAAGAAATTATTGCTCCCGATGAGAAATTAGGAGAGTATTATGAAGATACTATGATTTCTTGGGCAGATGATATTCCTTTTGTAAATACTTGGATAGTAAAAACACTAAGTAAACAAAAAGACAATACCATTTTTGTTTTAGGAAAACTTTATAAAGATAAGGATGATGAAGATTTTGGATCTAAATTGTTTAAGAAAACGGTTTTAAAGAATGCAGAATACGAATTAATTATAGAAGAGAAAACGCCAAACTGGGAAATAGATAGAATTGCTGATATAGATATGATTCTAATAAAAATGGCAATTTCAGAATTTCTAAATTTCCATTCTATACCAACTAGAGTTACTATTAATGAATTTATAGAAATTTCTAAAGATTATTCTACAGAAAAAAGTAGTTACTTTATTAATGGAGTTTTAGATAAAATTTCAAAAGAATTTATAAAAGATAAAAAAATAGTTAAAATTGGTAGAGGCTTACTCTAA
- a CDS encoding ABC transporter ATP-binding protein translates to MKELRHVNKYFSKYKWRLLIGLLATILSKFLALKVPQIIGDSLNIVEDYQAGNVTDLNIVQHQLLINILIIIGAVLLSGIFTFLMRQTIIVTSRLIEFDLKNEIYQQYQRLSLNFYKKNRTGDLMNRISEDVSKVRMYVGPAIMYSMNMIVLFAVGFTQMMSINVKLTMYTLIPFPLLSISIFVLSKVIHKRSTVVQQYLSKLTTFNQEFFSGINVVKSYGIEASIIKDFDKIADESKEKNIHLQKANALFFPLMIFLIGISNLLVIYVGGKLYINGEIQIGTIIEFMLYVNILTWPVAVVGWVTSMVQQAEASQARINEFLKQVPEIQNTNTSYSELKGNVTFKDVTFTYDDTNITALKNVNFSVKSGETIAILGKTGSGKSTIIELISRLYDTKKGTILLDDTPIKEANLDAVRSQIGFVPQDPFLFSETIEDNIKFGKEDATEEEIITAAKNADVHKNIIDFPKGYKTILGERGVTLSGGQKQRVSIARAIIKKPKILIFDDCLSAVDTETEERILSNLERISKNITTFIISHRISSAKNADKIIVLDNGKITQQGTHNQLITQEGYYKDLYEQQLLEKEI, encoded by the coding sequence TTGAAAGAACTAAGGCACGTAAATAAATACTTTTCTAAATATAAATGGCGCTTATTAATTGGATTATTAGCAACCATTTTATCAAAATTTTTAGCTTTAAAAGTTCCGCAAATAATTGGTGATTCTTTAAATATTGTTGAAGATTATCAAGCAGGAAATGTTACAGATTTAAACATTGTACAGCATCAGTTATTAATTAACATTCTAATAATTATTGGAGCTGTTCTTTTGTCAGGTATCTTCACTTTTTTAATGAGACAAACGATTATTGTTACTTCTAGGTTGATAGAATTTGATCTTAAGAACGAAATTTATCAACAATACCAAAGATTATCACTTAATTTTTATAAGAAAAACAGAACGGGAGATTTAATGAATCGTATTTCTGAAGATGTCTCTAAAGTAAGAATGTATGTTGGGCCAGCAATTATGTACAGTATGAATATGATTGTATTATTTGCTGTTGGTTTTACTCAGATGATGAGTATTAATGTAAAATTAACCATGTACACCCTAATTCCTTTTCCTTTATTATCCATTTCTATTTTCGTTTTAAGTAAAGTAATACATAAAAGAAGTACCGTTGTTCAACAATATCTATCAAAACTGACCACTTTTAATCAAGAGTTTTTCTCTGGTATTAATGTGGTAAAATCTTACGGAATTGAAGCTTCTATAATAAAAGACTTCGATAAAATTGCCGATGAAAGCAAGGAAAAAAATATTCACCTTCAAAAAGCAAATGCCTTATTTTTTCCGTTAATGATTTTTTTAATTGGTATCAGTAATTTACTAGTAATCTACGTTGGTGGAAAACTATATATAAATGGAGAAATACAAATAGGTACCATTATAGAGTTTATGTTATATGTAAATATTTTAACTTGGCCTGTTGCCGTTGTTGGTTGGGTTACCTCTATGGTTCAGCAAGCTGAAGCTTCTCAAGCAAGAATTAATGAATTTCTAAAGCAAGTACCAGAAATACAAAACACCAATACTTCTTATTCTGAATTAAAAGGAAACGTTACTTTTAAAGATGTTACTTTTACGTATGATGATACAAATATTACGGCTTTAAAAAACGTTAATTTCTCTGTAAAATCTGGAGAAACCATTGCTATTTTAGGAAAAACAGGTTCTGGAAAATCTACTATTATTGAACTCATATCTAGATTATATGACACCAAAAAAGGAACCATTTTATTAGACGATACACCTATTAAAGAAGCCAATTTAGATGCTGTTAGAAGTCAGATTGGTTTTGTACCCCAAGATCCGTTTTTATTTTCGGAAACGATAGAAGATAATATTAAATTCGGTAAAGAAGACGCTACAGAAGAAGAAATTATTACCGCGGCTAAAAATGCAGATGTACATAAAAACATTATCGATTTTCCTAAAGGATATAAAACCATATTAGGAGAACGTGGGGTTACACTTTCTGGCGGACAAAAACAACGTGTTTCTATTGCAAGGGCAATTATTAAAAAACCTAAGATTTTAATTTTTGATGATTGTTTGTCTGCTGTAGACACAGAAACCGAGGAAAGAATCTTATCTAATTTAGAACGAATTTCAAAAAATATAACTACTTTTATTATTAGTCATAGGATTTCTTCTGCTAAAAATGCCGATAAAATTATTGTTTTAGACAACGGTAAAATTACACAACAAGGAACTCATAATCAACTAATAACGCAAGAAGGATATTATAAAGATTTGTATGAACAACAACTTTTAGAAAAAGAAATTTAA
- a CDS encoding PUR family DNA/RNA-binding protein — translation MAERVERVEQEEIFSQVLRAGRRTYFFDVRATKADDYYLTVTESKKFTHDDGSFHYQKHKIYLYKEDFTDFQEMLGKATDYILNEKGSEVISERHQKDFKKEEETETTDEVKSTESFTDLSFDDI, via the coding sequence ATGGCAGAGAGAGTAGAGAGAGTTGAACAGGAAGAAATTTTTTCACAAGTTTTAAGAGCAGGAAGAAGAACTTACTTTTTTGATGTAAGAGCAACAAAAGCAGATGATTATTACTTAACTGTTACAGAAAGTAAAAAATTTACGCACGATGATGGTTCTTTCCATTACCAAAAGCACAAAATTTACTTATACAAAGAAGATTTTACCGATTTTCAAGAAATGTTAGGTAAAGCGACCGATTACATTTTAAATGAAAAAGGTAGCGAAGTAATTAGTGAGCGTCACCAAAAGGACTTTAAAAAAGAAGAAGAAACAGAAACTACTGATGAAGTAAAATCTACTGAAAGTTTTACTGATCTTTCTTTTGACGATATATAA